gattttatttatttgagagagagagagagagaatgactgaggtcagggagcagcagagagagcgggagaagcaggctccccgctgagcagggagcccgacgtgggactcaaacccaggaccctgagatcatgagccgaaggcagatgtttcaccaacggagccccccaggagccctgaaaacaattttaaaaggcaaCTCTCCTTCCACGGAGGGATCTGACCCTGACTTCCAAGGGTCGGTCGTTACCTCCAATACTTGCTGGCGACAAAGAAGTACGTCTTCCCAGTTTCCTCCTCGTGAACAGCAGCATTGATGCTCTTCACTGTGTGTGGGAAGCCCAGGGAATGGTAGATGTGCTTGGGGTAGCCTTGCCTCATCTTAGCTTCATTGAAGGCCCAGACTTTACTATCTGTCAACCAAAAAATCGACCATGAAAACTTGCCAGGGACTCTGGAAGACAGTTGGCAGGGTTCCCATGCTGGGAACGAGTGGAGCAGGGAGAGTTTGATTCCCCAGGGAGGTGCCCCTGGGCTGGGCCTCTCTACAGCGCAGTGGGCCCCCTTCCCCAGGGCACAGCACTGGGGTCGCACGTGGTCAGGTGGCCAGGCCACATCCACTCCTATGGGTTAGTGAGCCTCCCTGGACGGCCAGCTCTTGGCTGGCCTGGGTCCTGACGGAGGACTTTGTATGTGTTCGTGGACCTCCTCCAGCATGGGAGCTCGTCTTTCCCTCACGAAGCTGGGGTTTGTCTGCACAACCATATGCCACCCCCCAGTCCCCTGCAGAAAGGCCATGGGACACTTTCCAGGGGCATAAATCCTCCCGAAGCTCACAGCACGCGTGTTAGATCTGCTTCAAGAGTTGTGACTTATCTAAACGGCCCCCTTAATGTTCAGCCAAAGCACCTGATGAAAATGGAACCCAGAAACACTGACCCCCAAACCCCAGAAGCTTtacctttaaaaaggaagacttCATCTCTGCTAGCAACCTCGTAAGCAGCGTCAACTCCCCTTGACAGTGGGACCCAGAAGTCAGCAATGGCACCGAGCTCCCCTGTTTTGTAGAAGGGTCTCGTGCGTAGGAAGAACCTGGTTTAAAAGGAAGGGCCGGTCCAGCTGGCAGCACATCGCCGGCCCATCTCCAGCCTGTCTTCTCCAGGAGATGAGTCGCACACGCCCCCGGGGCCACAGCGACAGGCCGGGCCCTTCCCCTACATAGTGGCTCGTCTCACAGAATTCCCCATGGGAGCAGACAAGAGCTGAGGTTAATGGAGGGGTCAGCGCTGCTCCGAGCAGCCTGGGGGACGGAGGGCACAGATGTCCACACGGGCAGACGGACGGTCACCAGGACCACGGAGCCCAGACGCAAGCACACGGCGAGCTCCCAGCCTTGGGAGGGACCGGAGGCCACCGCAGGGGGCAGGGTCCTCCTCGTCGGCCCCTCAGCAGCCCGGCCCATGCTCGCATCCCACGGCAAAGTCGTCTGCAGCGTCGGCCCCGGGCCCCAGAGATCCAGCCCGGGGAGCACGCTGGGCCGGCCCTTCCCTCCTGGGCTCCAGGCTACACTGCCCAGGCCTGGTGTAGACAGCTGAGCGGTGGTGTTCAGAGGAACTGGTTTGTTCTAACTCACTGACATTTCTCATCCTGGACACGAGACGCAAAAGGGACTAGAAGACCACGTCTTGCTGTATCACTGACGAGCCTGCGACCTCAACAAGGGGAattctgtctgtctgcctggcTGCACAGATCTGCATGTGTGTTAGTCGTAGAGGGGGGCTTCACTACGCCTTTTATTCCACCAACTTTCTGGCAATTGAATGACTTAtctatgataaaaatattcttactctttttttatagtaatttctgcacccaacgtggggcttgagctcatgaccccgaGACTGAGAGTCACAAGCTCTTTCCACGGGGCCGGCCAGGCCCCTGCTCTGTGATTAAAAGTTTTGAAGGATCAATCATTTCATGTAAATGCGTGATTAttcaaattacaaattacaaatatattactAAAGAAACATACAGCACGTTCAACAAAATATCAGAACACCTTAAAAACATAAGTCAGTGttcatggtaatttttaaaatctttttatctatctatctatttatttttaaagattgtatttatttatttatcagggagagagagagagaggaagagagcacgcacaagcagacggagaggcaggcagaggcagagaggggaagcaggatccctgccgagcaaggaacctggatccctgccgagcaaggaacctgatgtgggactcgatcccaggaccctgagaccatgacctgagccaaaagcaatgGCTTAACCGAGAGCCACCAGgtgtttctgcttttattttttttttttaaagattttatttatttatttgacagagagagagcacaagcagagggagcagcaggcagagggagagggggaagcaggtttcccaatgagcagggaccccgatgcggggctctatcccaggaccctgagatcatgacctgagccgaaggcagaggcttaacccactgagccactcaggtgctccccaCTCTTTTCACCTGTTTTTAAAGAAGTACAATTCTCCACGAATTTTGGTAATCGCGTCAAATGTTAACTTGCTATCACAGGCTTGTGGTACTTGACGTTCTCTTGGCTGGATGGGATTTTTGGAAGGTCCTAAAACATAAACACAGGTTCTGGAGTGTTGGCTTATGATAATAACACAAAATCACCCAGAGTGAAGGCTCTTTCTTAAAGGACAAAGCTAAAAACTCTTTATTTCAACCCCACATAGAGAGCCCCGATCGCCAATCCAAGGTGCCCCACTTTGTGCTCACCATAGAGGGCCTGGGTGGCATCGATGTCCCTCTGAGTCAGCAGGTTATCCCCATAGTAGTTGTAGTTGGAGAACATCAGGGACTCAATGTCGCCGTCGTGCAACAGTCCGAGGGAATGGCCCACTTCATGTGCTGCGACGTGGTACAAGTTGAAATCTAAAGACAGCAGTAAGACGTGTTTTCGGGTCCTGGAACGCACTTCCGAGGAACCAGCAGAAAACAGAAGTTTCCAGATGACCACAGCGTTGCTGTTGGCTTTGTGCAACGTTGCTGTGTTTCTGGTGGTCTAGGTCTGCGTGAGGTAGCAATGTGTGCTAGTTtaagcagagaaaggagagggctTTAGTAATTCCAGATACCTTGGTTAAAGTTTGAATTTCTGAGATGAGGGCTAGTCTGATTCTTGGATGAAGTCCGCCAAGACAGAAAAATCCCATTGGTCAACAAATATCACAAAATGAGGCAGAAAGTGTTCCACGCCAGAGGCATAATAGTATTCTattaacatttatcatttttttcttgctcacaAATATTACGTTATGCCCAATTTGAAAATTTAGGTAATATAGGAAAGTACCAAGAAGAATTCCCCAAAATCACTTCAccaaaaataaccattttaaaattttggtatggGATTGTATAAGGGACAATGTGATTTAAAACATCCCATTTTCCGAGTAACATATGTTGTTGGTAAAAACTACTTGCAGAAATAATATTccctacatttttaaatatacagacaCAAGGGAGTTACCATTACCTTTCTAAGCAATTATAGTTTTAATAAAAGCTTGTGTTTATTAAAGTATTTGCAGCTGATCACATAGCTGGTTTGCTTTACTGAAGGGattctttcatataaaatattgacCTATGAAAGCGAAACACAGGAAAAGTTGGTGCACTCACCTCTGAAATCTTTGGTCCATCTTTTCTCTTCATCAAAATGAACATCTCCTCCAAGGCCTCCTCCCGGTGGGAATGCGTGAGCAAAAATGTTTCCAGGCCCACCGAAGGGGTTGTTGTCGCCATGATCTGTGAGAAGCAGCGTGGAAAAGACTAATTCCCGTTTCTATCCACCTTCCCCAGAcgggaggagagaggacagtgacAAGGAGCCCAGCGGCATTCTTCCCGTTTCAACCAGTAAAACCGACAGCCCGTTAGGAACAGGAACGCTCCTTCTTCAGCACAGTGGAGCCAGGGGAAGGCCAAGTTCAGGATGGTTTTGGGAGACCAGAAGAGCTTACCTCTCCAGACAAAGGATATCATTATGTCCGCTTGGCCCTCAGAGACCCTGGTGAAGGTCAGGGCAGAGGCATTACTCCAGAGCTGAAAGGTTCTGTCAATGGCCCTGTCCACGTCTGCTCTTGGCAAATCTGGTGTGTAATTTTCAAACCTTAAACGGAATAAAACAGAGACGTAAGGACTCATGGCTCACGGCTCTGCTGGGAGACGGCGCCCTCCCTCTGGTGCCCCGTCTGCTTACCTGTAGGTCAGGTGGGTGTGCTCCCAGCGGAGGGTCTTCTCACCGAGGGTGTACGGAGCCACGTTGGGCACCCCACATCGGGGCTGCCTCATCAGAGCCAGGGTGTCGGCGTCCGCCTTCCCCGTCACCTTCAGTCCGAAGAACGTCTGCATCTGCTTAAGCTTCTCGGTCACCAGActgctgctcctctgcctgc
This DNA window, taken from Lutra lutra chromosome 10, mLutLut1.2, whole genome shotgun sequence, encodes the following:
- the LOC125078737 gene encoding interstitial collagenase-like codes for the protein MQTFFGLKVTGKADADTLALMRQPRCGVPNVAPYTLGEKTLRWEHTHLTYRFENYTPDLPRADVDRAIDRTFQLWSNASALTFTRVSEGQADIMISFVWRDHGDNNPFGGPGNIFAHAFPPGGGLGGDVHFDEEKRWTKDFRDFNLYHVAAHEVGHSLGLLHDGDIESLMFSNYNYYGDNLLTQRDIDATQALYGPSKNPIQPRERQVPQACDSKLTFDAITKIRGELYFFKNRFFLRTRPFYKTGELGAIADFWVPLSRGVDAAYEVASRDEVFLFKDSKVWAFNEAKMRQGYPKHIYHSLGFPHTVKSINAAVHEEETGKTYFFVASKYWRYDENTQSMDSGFPKEIAHGFPGIGKKVDAVFEERGFFYFFRGKRQYRFDPHTKRILTILSVNSWFDCRNK